The genome window GCTGGTTCCTCGCCGGTATCCGTCGAAGCGGTACCAGGGCGCGCGTTTATGCCTCGTCCCGCCGACGGGACGGTATGACCGACGAGATCAACCTCTCCCGGCTCGAACCGACGCTCGAAGCGCGCGAGTACCCCGCCGACCGCGAGGCGCTCGCCGAGTCGTTCGCGGGCACGACGGTGCTGTTCGCCGACGGCGACGCCGACCTCGGCGACCTGCTCGCGGACGTCGACCAGGAGACGTTCGCGAGCGCGGCCGACGCGTACGCCGCGCTCCAGAACGTCCTCCCGATCGAGGCGCTCGGCGAGCCCGGGCAGTCCGACGGCGACGCCTGACCGGCGCGGCCGGAAACTCGCCCCCGCTCCTCGTCACCGCTCCCCACGCCACGGCGCGTCTCGCATCGCTTTTTACCGCGGATCGCGCACTGGTGGTAATGAGCTACCGGATCGGTCTCGTCGGCAAGCCCTCGGTGGGGAAGTCGACGTTCTTCAACGCCGCGACCATGAACGACGTGCCGGAGGGCGCGTACCCGTTCACCACCATCGACCCGACCGTCGGCGAGGCGTACGTCCGCGTCGACTGCGCCGCCCCCGAGTTCGACGAGACGTGTACGCCGAGCGTCGGCGTCTGCCGCGAGGGGACGCGGTTCGTCCCCGTGAAGCTCGTCGACGTCGCCGGGCTGGTCCCGGGCGCCCACGAGGGCCGCGGGCTCGGCAACCAGTTCCTCACCGACCTCAACGAGACCGACGTGCTGATCCACGTCGTCGACTTCTCGGGGGAGACCGACATCGAGGGGGAGGCGACCGAGGGCCACGACCCGCGCGAGGACATCGACTTCTTAGAGGAGGAGCTGGACGCGTGGTACCTCGACGTGTTGGAGAAAGGGCTCGAGAAGTTCGAGACTCGGTACCACGGCGCGGACGCCGCTATCGAGGCGGAGCTCGCCGACCAGATGTCCGCGTTCGGCATCGACAAGGACCGGATGAAGCGCGTCATCCTCGCCGAGGGGCTCGAACTCGATCCGGAGACGTGGGACGACGCCGACAAGGCCGACCTCGCCCGCGAGATCCGCAAGCGGACGAAGCCGATGGTCGTCGCCGCCAACAAGATGGACACCCCCGAGGCGCAGGCGAACTGGGAGGAGATCACGACCGACCCCGACTACGACCACCTATCCTTCGTCCCCTCCAGCGCCCACGCGGAGAAGGCCCTCAAAAACGCGGACGAGGCCGGCGTCGTCGACTACACCCCCGGCGAGAGCGGCTTCGACGTCGTCGGCGACGTCTCCGGCGAACAAAAGGCCGGCCTCGACCAGATCGGCGAGTTCGTCGACGAGTACGACGGGACCGGCGTCCAGGGCGCGCTCGAAGCGGCCGTCTTCGACGTGCTGGGCTGTATCGCCGTCTTCCCCGGCTCCGCGAACGGGAGCAAAGACGAGAAGGGCGTCTTCCGCGACTGCTTCATCCTCCCGGAGGGATCGACCACCGAGGATTTCGCGTACCACATCCACTCGGACATCGGGGAGGGGCTCCTCCACGGCACCGACTGCCGGAGCGGCAGGCAGGTCGGGACCGACCGCGAACTCTCCCACCGCGACGTGATCGAACTGGTCTCGACGAAGCAGGCGGCGCCGTAGTCGGGGCGACTGCGGCACCGGTCCGGCGACCTCCGGCGACTCCGATCAGCTATTACCCGCCGGGGTCCAACCC of Halorubrum trapanicum contains these proteins:
- a CDS encoding redox-regulated ATPase YchF codes for the protein MSYRIGLVGKPSVGKSTFFNAATMNDVPEGAYPFTTIDPTVGEAYVRVDCAAPEFDETCTPSVGVCREGTRFVPVKLVDVAGLVPGAHEGRGLGNQFLTDLNETDVLIHVVDFSGETDIEGEATEGHDPREDIDFLEEELDAWYLDVLEKGLEKFETRYHGADAAIEAELADQMSAFGIDKDRMKRVILAEGLELDPETWDDADKADLAREIRKRTKPMVVAANKMDTPEAQANWEEITTDPDYDHLSFVPSSAHAEKALKNADEAGVVDYTPGESGFDVVGDVSGEQKAGLDQIGEFVDEYDGTGVQGALEAAVFDVLGCIAVFPGSANGSKDEKGVFRDCFILPEGSTTEDFAYHIHSDIGEGLLHGTDCRSGRQVGTDRELSHRDVIELVSTKQAAP